A genomic segment from Thiomicrorhabdus aquaedulcis encodes:
- a CDS encoding GGDEF domain-containing protein: MSLLFLVIAIVFVLPANWFYNGGSAGPTLLLYLIAAFYFSFLLADYPKSRYFFTMLIIVIPAGLVFSETSLQPWIYSYPNVQAKQLDIWVSYAVTVGMSIFIMKMYGKRYRLQREKSERLAQQLRVLAETDSLTKLYNRSAFAQLYNNINDKSDYSLAILDLDNFKLLNDTYGHQCGDEVLVTFAKRLRTINEDEEFLVARYGGEEFLILLKQPLQKAFSILDAFRQNLNLYDPQAKKVTFSAGLVPLTQNETLLSAIHRADIKLYKAKSQGRNCGVSTLFRT, encoded by the coding sequence ATGTCACTCCTTTTTCTAGTGATAGCGATTGTATTCGTTCTTCCAGCTAACTGGTTTTATAATGGCGGCTCTGCCGGTCCGACATTGTTGCTCTATCTTATTGCGGCGTTTTATTTTAGCTTTTTGTTAGCGGATTACCCAAAATCACGTTATTTTTTTACGATGCTAATTATTGTTATTCCAGCCGGATTGGTATTTAGTGAGACTAGCCTTCAACCTTGGATTTATTCATATCCTAACGTTCAAGCCAAACAGTTGGATATTTGGGTAAGTTATGCCGTTACGGTTGGCATGTCTATATTTATAATGAAAATGTATGGCAAGCGTTATCGTTTGCAACGCGAAAAGTCTGAACGACTGGCACAGCAGTTACGCGTGCTTGCAGAAACCGATTCACTCACCAAGCTTTATAATCGGAGTGCATTTGCTCAGTTGTACAACAATATAAATGACAAGAGCGACTATAGTTTGGCCATTTTAGATTTGGATAATTTTAAATTACTCAATGACACCTATGGACATCAGTGTGGTGATGAGGTGCTGGTTACTTTTGCAAAACGTTTAAGAACAATAAACGAGGATGAAGAATTTTTAGTTGCTCGATATGGTGGCGAAGAGTTTTTGATTTTGTTAAAACAGCCGTTACAAAAAGCCTTTAGTATTTTGGATGCCTTTAGGCAAAACTTAAACCTTTACGATCCTCAAGCAAAAAAGGTTACCTTTAGCGCCGGACTGGTGCCGTTAACTCAAAACGAAACCTTGTTATCAGCCATTCACAGAGCTGACATTAAATTGTATAAAGCCAAGTCGCAGGGTAGAAACTGTGGAGTGTCAACACTTTTTCGTACCTAG
- a CDS encoding EAL domain-containing protein — MIANEFLLHYQPKVNMRTGSIFGMEALLRWQHPTQGNRPPLSYLPKIEQHDIIIELGNWILDSALSQIAKWHQQGNSWVVSVNIASHHLQHPDFFTVLTQTLARHPNAPAHLLELEILETVVLTDVTYVKDLINKCQSLGVHVALDDFGTGYSSLSYLKNLPTETIKIDQSFVRDMQTDQGDLAIIEAIISIGKAFNRKVLAEGVETDEQGVILMRLGCDLAQGYGIGRPMPAEQVQVWANAYQPSELWQQWNSQNWSLEDMPLVMAQRDHAQWVQQIERYVCSPNSQQMPEIEYHHHCRFGQWYYGAGKSYSLLPVEWLHYFVPR; from the coding sequence ATGATTGCAAACGAATTTTTATTGCATTATCAACCCAAAGTTAATATGCGCACTGGGAGCATCTTTGGCATGGAAGCCTTGCTGCGCTGGCAACATCCAACACAAGGCAACAGACCCCCTTTAAGCTATCTTCCCAAAATTGAGCAACATGACATTATCATCGAGCTTGGTAATTGGATTCTCGACAGTGCGCTGAGTCAAATTGCAAAGTGGCATCAACAAGGTAACAGCTGGGTGGTGAGTGTCAATATTGCAAGCCATCACCTGCAACATCCCGATTTTTTTACAGTGCTAACACAAACCTTAGCGCGTCATCCCAATGCACCGGCACATTTATTAGAACTAGAAATTTTGGAGACTGTTGTATTAACCGATGTTACTTATGTCAAAGATCTGATTAATAAATGTCAGTCACTAGGGGTACATGTTGCGCTGGATGATTTTGGGACAGGATATTCATCACTTAGCTATTTAAAAAACTTGCCGACAGAAACCATAAAAATAGATCAAAGCTTTGTGAGAGACATGCAAACTGACCAAGGTGATTTGGCCATTATTGAAGCCATTATCAGCATTGGTAAAGCGTTTAATCGTAAAGTCTTAGCAGAAGGCGTTGAGACGGATGAACAAGGGGTAATATTAATGCGGCTAGGTTGCGACCTAGCGCAGGGCTATGGAATCGGCAGACCCATGCCTGCCGAACAAGTGCAAGTTTGGGCTAATGCCTATCAACCAAGTGAGCTTTGGCAACAATGGAACAGTCAAAACTGGTCTTTGGAAGATATGCCTTTAGTCATGGCGCAACGCGACCATGCCCAATGGGTACAACAAATTGAACGTTATGTTTGTTCACCCAATAGCCAGCAAATGCCTGAAATTGAGTATCATCATCATTGTCGATTTGGGCAATGGTATTATGGCGCGGGCAAATCCTATTCTTTATTACCTGTGGAGTGGTTACACTATTTCGTACCTAGATGA
- a CDS encoding IS3 family transposase has translation MQKHREEFPLVLMCKVLNVPVSSFNSWLKLDPTDKAAEQKENTDLVKETFGILKGNAGARGIKGYLTNEKKVTMSRRKIARIMREQGLIVHTRKKFKKASSAAINDPKIQPNLLKREFKVSYLNQVWVGDITQVKTQQGWMYLATYIDLYSRKVVGWALESHMRSELIETALKRALWNRKPPKGLMVHTDQGSQFISNAYRKLIAHWGIKQSMSRRGNCWDNAVIESFFKSFKTETVYQLTKLIDQQEMRWLVSEYMGHYNHIRPHSSNGYIAPAKFEQIRLDRLKEIEENLGTKKC, from the coding sequence ATACAAAAGCATCGAGAAGAATTCCCGCTTGTACTGATGTGTAAGGTATTAAACGTGCCCGTCAGCAGCTTTAATAGCTGGCTAAAATTAGACCCCACAGATAAGGCAGCCGAACAAAAAGAGAATACTGATTTGGTTAAAGAGACCTTCGGCATCTTAAAAGGAAATGCAGGAGCAAGAGGCATAAAAGGTTATTTAACCAACGAAAAGAAAGTGACGATGAGTCGGCGTAAGATTGCTCGAATCATGCGAGAACAAGGCCTAATCGTCCACACTCGTAAGAAGTTTAAGAAAGCCAGCAGTGCGGCCATTAATGACCCAAAAATACAGCCAAACTTACTCAAACGGGAGTTTAAAGTCAGCTACCTCAACCAAGTATGGGTCGGTGACATAACGCAAGTTAAAACCCAGCAAGGCTGGATGTACTTGGCCACCTACATTGACCTCTACTCAAGAAAAGTAGTCGGATGGGCATTGGAATCGCATATGCGCTCAGAGCTCATCGAAACCGCATTAAAAAGAGCACTGTGGAATCGTAAACCACCAAAAGGACTGATGGTTCACACGGACCAAGGCAGTCAATTTATCAGTAATGCTTACCGCAAGCTGATTGCCCATTGGGGCATTAAGCAAAGCATGAGTCGTCGCGGAAATTGTTGGGATAATGCCGTTATTGAAAGCTTCTTTAAGTCTTTCAAAACAGAAACCGTTTATCAGCTTACAAAATTAATCGACCAACAAGAAATGCGTTGGCTGGTTTCGGAATATATGGGGCACTACAACCACATCAGGCCACACAGCTCGAACGGTTATATTGCGCCTGCAAAATTCGAGCAAATAAGGCTAGACCGACTAAAAGAAATTGAAGAAAATCTAGGTACGAAAAAGTGTTGA
- a CDS encoding transposase — MANAKYDLELKKEVIDAIVNGGRSSAQAARDYELPVTVVYTWVRAHKLKNDLAVIPKLSESLEQENKRLKKELAQAKMERDILKKATAYFASLEK; from the coding sequence ATGGCCAATGCAAAATACGACCTTGAACTTAAAAAAGAAGTTATTGACGCCATCGTCAATGGTGGAAGAAGTTCAGCTCAAGCCGCAAGAGATTATGAGTTACCCGTTACCGTTGTTTACACTTGGGTTCGTGCACATAAACTTAAAAATGATTTGGCTGTGATTCCAAAACTCTCGGAATCTCTAGAACAAGAAAATAAACGGCTTAAAAAAGAACTCGCTCAAGCCAAAATGGAGCGAGACATCTTAAAAAAAGCCACCGCATACTTCGCCAGTCTCGAGAAATAA